The window ATTCCGCGCCACTTGCGATCGCAGGATTCGAAGACGCGTTGGATCAACTCCTGAGCCGGCCGATTGCCTTCCAACGTCACGGCTCGCTTGTAAGCATTCTCAGCCACGGCTTGATCGTTCTCCAGCAAACGCACGACGTGCAGTATTCCCCGGGCGATATCCACCGGTTCGAATCCGGTCACCACGATCGGAACGCCGTACTGCTCGGCGATGGGGCCGTATTCCCAATATCCCATCACCGCGCACACGTGGCCCGCCGCCAGGAAACCCTGCACGCGATTGCGCGGCGAACCCAGAATGGCGTGCATGGCCGGAGGCACCCGCACGTGCGAAACCAGCATGCTGAAATTCTCGAGCCCCAGCGCCTTGGCCTGAACGACCGCCATCGCATTGGGCGGCGCTGTGGTCTCGAAACCGATGGCGAAAAAGACCACTTCCCGATCCGGATTCTCCTGGGCGATCCTCACGGCGTCCAGGGGGGAATACACCACGCGCACGTCGCCCCCGGAAGCCCGCACGGAGAACAAATCCCGTCCAGATCCCGGAACGCGCAGCATATCGCCGTAGGATGTCAGGATGACGTTGGGCATGGAAGCGATGGCCAGAGCTTTGTCGATGAGTTCCAAAGAAGTGACACAAACCGGACAGCCCGGTCCGTGAACCAATTCGATCTCTTCGGGCAGCAATTGATCGAGACCGTGGCGTACGATGGCGTGCGTCTGGCCGCCGCAGATTTCCATGATCACCCATGGCTGCGTGATCGTCTCGCGAATCTGCGTCAAAATGCCCCGTACCAGGTCGGCGCCGCGATACTCCGTGACGTACTTCATGTGGCTTGCGCCTCCGGTCCCACCTCGTCTTCAACGTCGACAATTTCGCGCAGCATCTCGAGCGTTTCCTGCGCCTCCTCTTCGCTCAACATGCTGATGGCGAAGCCGACGTGAACGACGACGTAATCTCCAACCTCCGCTTCCGGCACGTATTCCAAACAGGCTTCACGGACGACTCCCCCGAAGTCCACCTTGCCCATTTTCAGACCTTCCATTTCGAATATCTCGGTGATTATACCTGGCACACCCAGACACATACCCAAATCCTCCTTCGCAGACTCGCTGCGATCACCTACTCTCCACGGCGAACGACGCAAACTCCGTCGAATCTGTGGGCTTCTGCTGCAAGCGATGAGCTGCAATCGCCGCCTGGCCCAGGGCGATGCCGCCATCGTTCGTCGGGACTCGCCGGTGGAGATAGACCTGCAGACCGCTTTGATCCAGCAGTCGCATTGTATGAGACAGCAGCACCTGATTCTGCCACACCCCACCGCTCAACACGACGTCACCGATGCCCTCCTTCTTCTGCAGCAGACGGCACACATTATCGACCATCCGGGCCACAGCGAGATGGAAACGAGCGGCGATGCGTCCCTTGGACACGCCTGCGCGGGCATCGGCGACAATGGCCTGAATCACGGGAAGCGGATCGATTTCCGTCTCGCGCAGTTCGAACGTGTATGCGCTCTCTTCGTCCGGGATCACTGTGGCTTCTAGTTCGATCGCCGCCTGGGCTTCGTAATTGATTCGCTGACGCACATCGGCGAGCGAAGAAACCGCATCAAAAAGGCGGCCCATACTGGATGTCAGCGGCGTATTCAATTCAATGTTCAACATCCGGCGCAGCGCCTGGCGTTCTTCGCCGGAAGAGGCACGCACGGGCGCGAGCTCATCTTCCCATTCCAATCCTGCCCGCCGCAGCCAGGCCAAGGCCAGGCGCCACGGTTCACGCACGGCTGCGTCTCCTCCCGGCATGGGAACGTACGTCAGGTGGTAAGGACGCCGGAAATTTGCATAGTCGGCCAACAGGAACTCACCGCCCCAGATGGCGCCGTCCTCACCGTATCCCGTGCCGTCGAAGGCCACGCCGATCACCGGACGATCTTCAGGCAGCCCATGCTCGGTCATACAAGCGGCGATGTGCGCATGATGATGCTGCACGCCAACGGCGGGCAATTGCTCCTGCTCCGCGCGTACAAAGGCGTAGCGCGTGGCCAGATAATCGGGATGCAGATCGTACGCCAGAACGGCAGGCCGGACCCGGAACAAGCGCTCGAAGTGGCGCACACCTTGCTCGAAAGCCTGCAGCGTCTCGAAATTCTCCATGTCCCCAATGTGATGGCTGAGAAAAGCGTAGCGCTCGCGAGTAAGGCAGAAGGTGTTCTTCAGTTCGCCGCCTGTGGCCAGAATCGACGGCGAATCCCATCCCAGGCGGATGTGATACGGCGCATAACCGCGTGCACGCCGCAGCGGATAGACGTCCTTTTCGGAAATACGCACCACGGAGTCGTCGCAGCGGGTTTGAATTCCGCGATTGTGCATCAAGAAGACATCCGCAAGCGGTGCAAGACTCTCGCGAGATTCTTCGTTCTGTGTAACGATCGGCTCTTCACTCATATTGCCGCTGGTCATCACCAACGCCGCAGGAAAATCCTGCGCCGGTTCGAGCAGCAGCACGTGCAAGGGCGTGTAGGGCAGCATCACGCCGAGGGTATGCTGCTTGGGCGCGACCGACTCGGCGATATTGGATTCCGGCCGACGTTCGAGTATCACGATCGGGCGTTCGCGAGCCGACAACAACGCCCGCTCATCCTCGTCCACAATACAATAAGCTTCTACCGCCGTAAGATCAGGCATCATCAAGGCAAACGGTTTCTCGACGCGCAGTTTTCGCTCCCGCAAGGTTTCGACGGCTTCAGGATTCGTCGCATCACAAGCCAGATGAAAACCGCCGAGTCCCTTGATGGCGACGATTTTTCCTTCCACCAAGCTCTTGCGGGCGTACGCCAGTGCGTCCTCCCGCTCTGCCACGATCGCGCCCTGGACTTCGCACCAGATATGTGGTCCACAAACCGGGCAGGCGATGGGTTGGGCGTGGAAACGGCGGTCTTCGGGATCGTGGTATTCGGCGGCGCAATCCGCACACATCTCGAAAGCCGCCATCGTCGTGTTGGGTCGATCGTACGGGATGCCGGTGATGATCGTGAAACGCGGCCCGCAGTTCGTGCAGTTGATGAACGGATATCGATAGCGGCGGTCCTGGGGATCGTTCAGTTCGCGGAGACAATCCGCGCACACGCTCACGTCCGGGGAAATGGGTTGAAAAGCGCCCTCGATTTCTTCCGAATGCACGATCTCGAAAATAGAAAACCCGTTTGCCCCCGTGACTTCGGACTGAATGCCGTCGATGCGCGCCAGAGCCGGCGCGTCATTCTCCAACGCAGCCAGGAACGCCGAGATCGCCTCCTGCGTGCCATCGACCAGGATGTCCACGCCGGCGGACGTGTTGCGAACCCAGCCCGTCAACTGCAAGCGCTGCGCCAGTCCATGCACGAAGGGACGGAAACCGACCCCCTGCACGACTCCGTCGACGTGAATGCGTGCGCCTCGAATCTCACTCATCGGAGACAGCCTCTCGCCGAGAACGACTCCCGAGTGGTTTCCTCAGGAAGCCTTTGATTCATGCTCCGAATCCTCCTGGGGCGCGGCCGCATCCGTTGATGCGGCTCCCCGACGGTGTGATTCCGTCATTTCCGTTACCCAATCCATCCATTCGGCCAAACCTTCTTCCGTGCGGCAGGACAGTGGAAAGGTCACCAAATCCGGGAAGGTTTATCGTCACCTTCCGGGACGGAAGCGATCAAAACGCTCTTATGCACACCGAGTTGAAAGCTCGCCGGACAAATCAGATTGCCGACGTTCTCTACGATCAACAGATCGATCTGCTTCAAATCTATCTCGTTCAATGCACCCTGCAGCATCACCGCATCGAGATGGCATTCCCCGCCGGTGTTGATCTGCACGGCCAATGCACCCGCGGCGCTGGCTCGATCTGCGTCGATCGACGTTGCGATGTCCCCGTCGATCACGCCCAATCGCATCTGTTCGGTGAGGCCGCGGATGGTGTGTTCGATGAGCGACGTCTTGCCGGCTCCGGGTGACGCCATCAAGTTCAGGGAAAAAACGCCATGCGCGTCGAGCCGGGCGCGATTTTCCTGCGCCAACCGATCGTTGGCGCTCAAGATTTTCTCTGCAACAGGGATTCGTTCACTCATGCTTCTGCTCCCGCAGGGTCGATCTCTTCGGAGACCACGCTACTGTCGACGTCGATCGCTTCGACGAAAAATTCATCGCCCGCCACGACGCGCACCACTTCGCTTCCGCAAGCCGGACAACCCATGTTGTCTTCCGAAGGTGGGTAGCGCTGATGGCATTCCAGGCACTCGATCTCGGCAGGTATGCGGCGAAATTGCAGGCGAGCACCTTCGGCGATCGTCCCTTCGGCCACCAGTCCCCAATAGAATTGTACCGACTCATCGACGACCGTAGAGAGTTGACCGATGACCAGGTAGATATTGCGAATGCGCCGTGCATCTGCAGCTTGGGCGTGGCGCAGCGCAATTTCAAGGATGCTTTCTGTGATCGGCAGTTCGTGCATGACATTCACCCGCTATCATGGAGGATACCGCCCCGACCCTCGCTGTCAATAGTGGTTTATGTAACCCTATAAGGATGTATTCAGTCCAATTAGTTTGAATTTCCACAACGAATACGGCAAACGGTTACGAAAAGAGAAAAGGGCCGTCCATTCTGGATAGCCCCTTTCGGAAACGAAGAACAGACACTGAACCGACAAATTCATTGGGTTTCAGACGTTACACTGGCGACCACGATCGGCATGTTGGGAACGGTGTTGTAATAACCGATAAAACGATCCACGAGTGGATCGGAGTGCCCGGCGAGATTGTTGGCCCAGCGGTAGCCGATCGATTGATAGACAAGCTCAGCCGTTACTTTGAACGGACCCGGATGGTCGCCCAGGTTGATGATGTATTGAATTTCATCCCCACCGCCTTCGAAATCGTCGTCTTCCTTCGCTTCGCCGCGCACCGCGATATCTTGATAGGGCGCTTGCTTTTCGAACCCGGAAGGCAGCAGGCGATTGTCCTTGCGGTAGCTGGCCGCATTGAGCAGCACGGTGGTGACGTGCTTCTCGGTGTCCTGCATGATGGCCTCGTAGATCTGCACCTGTTCGGGTTGTACGATGGCATCGTAATGCTGTTCGAACGTCGTCGCGTCTGCGTCGTTGTCGTTGCCCACGATGGAGCCGTCCGGATTGACGGCGCCCGATTCGAAAACCACGTCGCCGTTGGCGTCGTGCACGACGAAGTGAATCCAGGCACGCCGGGCCGGAAAACCGGTGGGGAATTTATGACCCGCCAGATTTTCGATCTGCAGATCGGCGGTGAGGTAAACGCCGGACAAGCGTAAGTCCTCGAAGTCGATCGTGGCCGTATCGTTTTGCAGTTGATCGAGGGTGCGGTCGATGGTCGCCTGGAACTGCTCGCTCGAGGCGGTCAGCGCCAATTCATCGGGGAACGTGTTGAACATCTCAAGCATGTACACATTTCCCCCCACAAATACGTGTGTCGAGAAAGGACTGCGCAGCACTTCACTGGTGCTGGCGATTTTCACGCCGCCTTGCGCCTCGGGCATGTGACAATCCTGACAGGCGTTGGTGCGGCGATAATCGCTGTAAAACCATTCGTAGTACGGAACTTGCTCGGGAAACTCACCGGCGAGCTGCCCGCTGGCATCCACGTACGTCGTATACAGCGTGTGGCACGTGGCGCAGAAAGTGGAATTCGAAAGATGCAATCCTTGCTCCGGCCGGTAGCCGACCGAATTTTGCATCAGATCCGCCTGAAAATCGTCGATGCTGAATATCCCGAAGATCAAACGATCGGGTGTTCGCAGTTCCGAGTCGATGAGAAAATCTCCGCTGTTGGTCGTGGCCGATCCAAGTCCATCCGCTCGAATTTGATGGCACAGCGAACACGAAACCCCATCCATGGCCAGGTTGTGGAGGGGATGCTCTTCGGAGAGAAAGCCTCGCCCTCCGACAGCGGTAACCTGCTCGCCTTCCGTCATTGCTGTGAATCGCGCCATGGGCATGTGGCATTTGGCGCACAGGTCCTGGGTCGAATCTTCGATCTCGGGATTTTCGAGAATCTCCCCTGCCAGCGAAGCCTGCCAGTACGGATCGCGCGCTGCGTTGGCCATCATCGTCGAACGCCAGAAGCCAATCAGCGACACGTCCTCGCCGGTTTCATCCATCATTTTATCGTGGCAGACAGCGCAGGCGCCGGAGGCAGCGAAATAATCTCCGCGATCCTGGAGAAGGGGAAGTCCGGCATGCGCTCCTTCTTCCAGTTTCTCGGGAGTGGGCGTGACATACACCGTCGCCGTCGGAGGTGGAGTCCTGGTCGGCCGTTGAGGCTGTTCCGGTGTACTTGCCGTCTGGTCCGTTTCCGTTCCCGCGCCACACGCAGTCAACGCGAAAAGCAGCAACAGCGCATAGAATTTCGATCGTTTCACGTACACCTCCGCCAACCTCGCATTAAAGCGCTTTCCGTCCTTGCGCCAGCAGGCGCCGTATCTGAATCCATCCGTTGCGGCGACGCTGAATTATAACATCGCGAAGAACCGCCAGAGAAATCACCTCGAACGCGAAGCGCACGGCCGCAGCAGGCTGGGTGCGATCAGAAAGCGCCTGCGGGCTTCCCCCGCCGCAGCCGAACCATCATCATCTGCCCTTAATATTGGGGCGGTAAATTCATATCAGATCGAACGCAGATCCTGCCAATCCGTCAATATCGGGTTTCTTTGGATGAGCCAAGCCCAATCGTCTCTCAATACTGTGAGGTATTCGACATGGAGAAAATCGAGAAAACCGACGCAGAATGGCGTCAGCAACTTTCGGCAGAGCAATACCGCATCATGCGCAAAAAGGGCACCGAAGCGCCCTTCAGCGGCAGATATAACAATTTCAAGGGGGAGGGGATATTTCGCTGCGCAAGCTGCGGCGCCCCGCTCTTCGATTCGGACACCAAATTCAACTCAGGAACCGGCTGGCCGAGTTTCTATGAGCCGTTCGACGAGGAAAACGTCCGCACCGAACGAGACGTAAGCCACGGCATGCTGCGGGAAGAAGTCCTTTGCAGCCGCTGCGGTGGGCACCTGGGACACGTCTTCGACGACGGGCCCCGGCCAACAGGTTTACGCTACTGTATCAATTCTGCCGCGCTGCAGTTCGAGGATCGAAAAGAAGACGATTCGGAATGAGGTCGGATGTGGAGATTACGCTGGCCTAATCCCCGGCGGCGAGCATCTCCGCCGCCGTCCGGCGCGCAATTTCGACGGCAAAGTTCGTACCCCGATCCCACGGATAGACTTGGCTCATGCTGGCAAACCATAATCCGGGGATCGGCGTCCGGACGTCGGGAATCGCTTCGGAGTGATTCAGTTCGGGAATGGGCTGCGCGTAACGCGTGCGAAACATCCAGGAATCTCGAACCCATTCCGCCTTGAATTTGGGATTGAAGCGCGTCAGCGACGGCAAGAATCTATCCAGCAACTCCGCCTTACTCAACGAGAAATATTCATGGTCCGGAGCCAGATAATCGCCACAGTAAACGATGTGATCCCCACTGAAGAAAGCCGGGGAAATGAAATTCGTGTGTTCCACGAGGGAAAGAAAAGGAAACCCGGCCTCCTTGGGGAGGTTGTGCCAGTAGATTCCTTTTTCTGAAAGCCGATGTGTGAGCGCCAGAATCAACACCACCGCGCCCATCGACTTCATCGCCAACAGCCGTCCGAGATAGTCTTCCGATAAACTCGGCGCCAATTTGGCCATCACAGCCGGCGAACTCGTCACCAGGCACTGGTCCACCCCGATCGAGTCGTTTTCCAGAGTCAGCGAAATCCCGCCACCTGGCTCGGCGGCGATATGCTGCACAGGCGTGCGCATTCGAATCGTCACGCCCTCCTGGCGCACACGGTCTGCGAAGGCGTCGATGAAGGCCTGGAAGCCACCTTCAAACGTCCCCAGGCGCGGTGTGCGTGCCTTGAAGCGCGCCCACATCCAGGCCATATTGACGTCGGCGTAATGATCGCCAAACTTGCTGAACAGCAACGGCTTCCACAATCGTTCGTAGGACGTATCGCCCATCCAACGCCGCAGCCAGGAATCCGCCGTCACCGATTCCAGCGGTTTCCAGCGGGCGATGTACTTCAAATAGGCGATCACCATGCCCATCCACAAGCGATTCAAGGGCGGCAGACCCGGAAAACGCAGTACGGACAGCGGGGAATCCAGCGCATAGAAATCACCTTCGTAATAGACGGCCGTGATCGGCCGGAGGAACATCAGACGGTGACTCCAGGCCAACTCGTCGATTAATCCCAGGATGTGCCGGTCGCTGGCGAACCAATGGTGGTAGTACTTCTCGACCGACCAATCCCACCGGGGAATTTTAAAGCCGCCTGCGAGCCCGCCCAGGGAGTCGCTCGCTTCGAACAAGGTTACATCTGCGCCTGCGCGTGCCATGTCATGCGCCGCCGATAGGCCGCCAACTCCCCCACCGACGATCGCCACGTTCATGCTTCTTCCTCCCGTTCGATTTCGCTTTTCACCCGTTCCCAGGTGAGCCCTTCCCGCGTCATATAGTATGCACCCAAAAGTGTGATGGGCAACCACAGCGCGGCGTGCAAGACGAGTGTATAGCTTGTCGCCAGGGATTTTTTCACGCCGTAAGCTTCGAGGACGGCAATTCCCGGCCGGTCGAACGTTCCCACATATCCGGGCGCAGAGGGAATCGTCGTCGCCAGATTGACGATGCCATTCATCAGCATCAAGGCAAAAAAGCTCACCTGGAAAGGAAACGCATGCATTACGAACCAATACTTCCCGGTCTCGAGCAGCCAGATCACGATCGAGGTGATCAAAACCATGAAGACATCCAGCGGCGAACGTAGTGCAGCAAAACCTTCCAAGAAGCGCTCACTCAAATCGTTCACCTGTGAACGGAAACGCTCGGGCAAAAGCCGCGCAGTAAACCACTCGATCAGCTGCATGGCGCGCTTTGGAAAGACCGCCATGAGGATAAAAACCAGCACCGCACTGAAGAACACCACGGTGCCGATGATGGCCAAAGTCTGGATGCTTCCGGCAAAACCGGAATCCGCCGTGAGCGTAGCGAGTTCGGGGAGATTGATGAACACGAAAGCCAACATCACCACGCCATCCAGGCCGCGTTCCACGAGGATCGTGGCCAGTGAAGCGGAGATGGCGACATCTTCACGATGCCGTAATATGTATGCCCGCAGGAGCTCTCCCGCCCGCGCAGGATAGATGTTGTTGCCCATGTATCCGATGGCGACGACGGGGAACATGGCCTTCGTGGAAATGGATTTGATGGGGCGCAGCAGGTAATGCCAACGCCAGGCGCGTGCAACGACGGCCAGGAAATAGATGGCGACACCCGGTATCAGCCACCAATAATGCGCGCTGCGGATGATTTCCCAGGCCTCGGCCAGCTGAAAACCTCGCAGCGCGTCCCAGAGCAGGACGGCGCTGATGGCCATGCCCAGCCAGAACTGCCAACGTTTCAATGCCGCTCCTATAAAAGCGGCGGGGATACGAGTGCCCCGCCGCCGCTGGATTCTACCATCGAATCAGGAATTGCCAATTGGGTGAAAGTGCAGGTTCGGCATCGTCAACGCATTCGCAAAGCAGTCCTCTCTGAGATAAGTAAGGGCGATTTCAAGTGGATTGAAATCGCCCATCTACAAGCTTTTATGGAGACTCCGGCAAGTTGCCGTTCACGTCACTTCGATCGGTACGGGCAGCATGCCCTCGAGAATGCGCTCGAGAGCCATCGTGTGGCTGCACACACCCCGGGTCAGGAAGAAATTGCAGTCGCAGGTCCAAAATCCGTCATTAAATTCAACAGTATGGGGATTGTTTTCCCCGTCAAACGTTGCGCGGAAATCTTGAATGCATATCCGATCCCGTTCTTCCGCGTAGCGCTTCGCTTTTTCGATCTTGCCAATCATTCCATAATCCATCGCTCCTCCTTTT of the Anaerolineales bacterium genome contains:
- the hypD gene encoding hydrogenase formation protein HypD; protein product: MKYVTEYRGADLVRGILTQIRETITQPWVIMEICGGQTHAIVRHGLDQLLPEEIELVHGPGCPVCVTSLELIDKALAIASMPNVILTSYGDMLRVPGSGRDLFSVRASGGDVRVVYSPLDAVRIAQENPDREVVFFAIGFETTAPPNAMAVVQAKALGLENFSMLVSHVRVPPAMHAILGSPRNRVQGFLAAGHVCAVMGYWEYGPIAEQYGVPIVVTGFEPVDIARGILHVVRLLENDQAVAENAYKRAVTLEGNRPAQELIQRVFESCDRKWRGIGMIPQSGWRLRPEFSAFDAETRFDVQAIQPRESPLCIAGEILQGLKKPFDCTAFGNQCTPESPLGATMVSSEGACAAYYRYGRIEIEAEAR
- a CDS encoding HypC/HybG/HupF family hydrogenase formation chaperone produces the protein MCLGVPGIITEIFEMEGLKMGKVDFGGVVREACLEYVPEAEVGDYVVVHVGFAISMLSEEEAQETLEMLREIVDVEDEVGPEAQAT
- the hypB gene encoding hydrogenase nickel incorporation protein HypB, which produces MSERIPVAEKILSANDRLAQENRARLDAHGVFSLNLMASPGAGKTSLIEHTIRGLTEQMRLGVIDGDIATSIDADRASAAGALAVQINTGGECHLDAVMLQGALNEIDLKQIDLLIVENVGNLICPASFQLGVHKSVLIASVPEGDDKPSRIW
- the hypA gene encoding hydrogenase maturation nickel metallochaperone HypA — encoded protein: MHELPITESILEIALRHAQAADARRIRNIYLVIGQLSTVVDESVQFYWGLVAEGTIAEGARLQFRRIPAEIECLECHQRYPPSEDNMGCPACGSEVVRVVAGDEFFVEAIDVDSSVVSEEIDPAGAEA
- the hypF gene encoding carbamoyltransferase HypF, which codes for MSEIRGARIHVDGVVQGVGFRPFVHGLAQRLQLTGWVRNTSAGVDILVDGTQEAISAFLAALENDAPALARIDGIQSEVTGANGFSIFEIVHSEEIEGAFQPISPDVSVCADCLRELNDPQDRRYRYPFINCTNCGPRFTIITGIPYDRPNTTMAAFEMCADCAAEYHDPEDRRFHAQPIACPVCGPHIWCEVQGAIVAEREDALAYARKSLVEGKIVAIKGLGGFHLACDATNPEAVETLRERKLRVEKPFALMMPDLTAVEAYCIVDEDERALLSARERPIVILERRPESNIAESVAPKQHTLGVMLPYTPLHVLLLEPAQDFPAALVMTSGNMSEEPIVTQNEESRESLAPLADVFLMHNRGIQTRCDDSVVRISEKDVYPLRRARGYAPYHIRLGWDSPSILATGGELKNTFCLTRERYAFLSHHIGDMENFETLQAFEQGVRHFERLFRVRPAVLAYDLHPDYLATRYAFVRAEQEQLPAVGVQHHHAHIAACMTEHGLPEDRPVIGVAFDGTGYGEDGAIWGGEFLLADYANFRRPYHLTYVPMPGGDAAVREPWRLALAWLRRAGLEWEDELAPVRASSGEERQALRRMLNIELNTPLTSSMGRLFDAVSSLADVRQRINYEAQAAIELEATVIPDEESAYTFELRETEIDPLPVIQAIVADARAGVSKGRIAARFHLAVARMVDNVCRLLQKKEGIGDVVLSGGVWQNQVLLSHTMRLLDQSGLQVYLHRRVPTNDGGIALGQAAIAAHRLQQKPTDSTEFASFAVESR
- the msrB gene encoding peptide-methionine (R)-S-oxide reductase MsrB, with the translated sequence MEKIEKTDAEWRQQLSAEQYRIMRKKGTEAPFSGRYNNFKGEGIFRCASCGAPLFDSDTKFNSGTGWPSFYEPFDEENVRTERDVSHGMLREEVLCSRCGGHLGHVFDDGPRPTGLRYCINSAALQFEDRKEDDSE
- a CDS encoding lysylphosphatidylglycerol synthase transmembrane domain-containing protein, with translation MKRWQFWLGMAISAVLLWDALRGFQLAEAWEIIRSAHYWWLIPGVAIYFLAVVARAWRWHYLLRPIKSISTKAMFPVVAIGYMGNNIYPARAGELLRAYILRHREDVAISASLATILVERGLDGVVMLAFVFINLPELATLTADSGFAGSIQTLAIIGTVVFFSAVLVFILMAVFPKRAMQLIEWFTARLLPERFRSQVNDLSERFLEGFAALRSPLDVFMVLITSIVIWLLETGKYWFVMHAFPFQVSFFALMLMNGIVNLATTIPSAPGYVGTFDRPGIAVLEAYGVKKSLATSYTLVLHAALWLPITLLGAYYMTREGLTWERVKSEIEREEEA
- a CDS encoding multiheme c-type cytochrome is translated as MKRSKFYALLLLFALTACGAGTETDQTASTPEQPQRPTRTPPPTATVYVTPTPEKLEEGAHAGLPLLQDRGDYFAASGACAVCHDKMMDETGEDVSLIGFWRSTMMANAARDPYWQASLAGEILENPEIEDSTQDLCAKCHMPMARFTAMTEGEQVTAVGGRGFLSEEHPLHNLAMDGVSCSLCHQIRADGLGSATTNSGDFLIDSELRTPDRLIFGIFSIDDFQADLMQNSVGYRPEQGLHLSNSTFCATCHTLYTTYVDASGQLAGEFPEQVPYYEWFYSDYRRTNACQDCHMPEAQGGVKIASTSEVLRSPFSTHVFVGGNVYMLEMFNTFPDELALTASSEQFQATIDRTLDQLQNDTATIDFEDLRLSGVYLTADLQIENLAGHKFPTGFPARRAWIHFVVHDANGDVVFESGAVNPDGSIVGNDNDADATTFEQHYDAIVQPEQVQIYEAIMQDTEKHVTTVLLNAASYRKDNRLLPSGFEKQAPYQDIAVRGEAKEDDDFEGGGDEIQYIINLGDHPGPFKVTAELVYQSIGYRWANNLAGHSDPLVDRFIGYYNTVPNMPIVVASVTSETQ
- a CDS encoding NAD(P)/FAD-dependent oxidoreductase; the encoded protein is MNVAIVGGGVGGLSAAHDMARAGADVTLFEASDSLGGLAGGFKIPRWDWSVEKYYHHWFASDRHILGLIDELAWSHRLMFLRPITAVYYEGDFYALDSPLSVLRFPGLPPLNRLWMGMVIAYLKYIARWKPLESVTADSWLRRWMGDTSYERLWKPLLFSKFGDHYADVNMAWMWARFKARTPRLGTFEGGFQAFIDAFADRVRQEGVTIRMRTPVQHIAAEPGGGISLTLENDSIGVDQCLVTSSPAVMAKLAPSLSEDYLGRLLAMKSMGAVVLILALTHRLSEKGIYWHNLPKEAGFPFLSLVEHTNFISPAFFSGDHIVYCGDYLAPDHEYFSLSKAELLDRFLPSLTRFNPKFKAEWVRDSWMFRTRYAQPIPELNHSEAIPDVRTPIPGLWFASMSQVYPWDRGTNFAVEIARRTAAEMLAAGD